The Argopecten irradians isolate NY chromosome 6, Ai_NY, whole genome shotgun sequence genome has a window encoding:
- the LOC138325119 gene encoding uncharacterized protein PF3D7_1120000-like, translated as MASQGTPRAPGAEFRIDGQAMKTQGSSGGGTAATKTDKSTEFDKDAASPRTQRTESEGEGDTEAVPVITQLIGFNQTLQLQIETLRMRLAFDSKSHEKDKCSAVQQTEMKMKEKEAEIDDLKLVLATKEGKIGDLENENKHKGSEIGKLQQYIADIKRDINTTRSFANDLQKELRRLQSENKRLQKGTAYEDKEGHIEDLRNEIEALKSNLETMEKELEKARTIITTQGSKIRLFENDKSNMQVKFKEELSRMSHMMRHEVEKMREVMRKQWEEMKMMREQNDEMGRDIKEIKNMLVMSQQDSNRSRSPQGYGQVFKPTLPTLTRDTKRILTGKRK; from the exons ATGGCGTCACAAGGAACTCCCCGTGCCCCCGGG GCTGAATTCCGGATAGACGGCCAGGCGATGAAGACACAAGGGTCTTCTGGTGGTGGCACGGCGGCCACCAAGACAGACAAGTCAACAGAATTTGACAAAGACGCAGCGTCTCCACGAACTCAACGAACCGAGAGCGAAGGGGAAGGTGATACAGAGGCTGTACCGGTCATCACACAACTTATCGGCTTTAATCAAACACTACAACTACAGATCGAAACTCTTCGGATGCGTCTTGCGTTTGACAGCAAGAGCCACGAGAAAGACAAGTGTTCCGCCGTTCAACAgacagaaatgaaaatgaaagaaaaggAAGCAGAGATTGACGATTTAAAGTTGGTGTTAGCTACAAAAGAAGGTAAAATCGGTGATCTTGAAAACGAGAACAAACACAAAGGTTCGGAGATCGGGAAATTGCAGCAATATATAGCGGACATCAAGAGAGATATCAATACAACTAGGTCCTTCGCAAACGACCTGCAAAAAGAACTACGACGACTTCAGTCCGAGAACAAACGACTACAGAAGGGCACTGCATATGAAGACAAAGAGGGCCATATTGAGGACTTAAGGAATGAGATCGAGGCATTAAAATCTAATTTGGAGACGATGGAAAAAGAACTCGAGAAAGCACGGACGATCATTACAACACAAGGAAGCAAGATAAGACTTTTTGAAAATGATAAGAGCAACATGCAGGTGAAATTCAAGGAGGAGTTATCACGCATGTCTCACATGATGAGACACGAGGTTGAGAAGATGAGGGAGGTGATGAGAAAGCAATGGGAGGAAATGAAAATGATGAGAGAACAGAACGATGAGATGGGTCGCGATATCAAGGAAATCAAGAATATGTTAGTGATGTCACAACAAGACTCTAACCGGTCACGGAGTCCACAGGGGTATGGCCAGGTGTTCAAACCGACGCTACCGACCCTCACCAGGGACACCAAGCGGATTCTGACGGGCAAGAGGAAGTAA
- the LOC138325120 gene encoding uncharacterized protein, whose translation MELQRLDSISLKEEYLLKIWEDYVLENIVEANSCQMAIFDRRTKRRIIGTDNFKIQACELSHIAEGVLYPDLVYRNGITACGRHYDVRLADGKQGIYARAEEYGCTVCRTQSLLIICINDSRAVAAECNEQVMKLGDFLFQAGM comes from the coding sequence ATGGAGCTACAAAGATTAGACAGTATATCCCTTAAGGAGGAGTATCTCCTCAAAATTTGGGAGGATTATGTACTGGAGAACATAGTGGAAGCCAACTCGTGTCAGATGGCCATTTTTGACCGCCGGACTAAGAGACGTATCATTGGAACGGATAATTTCAAGATCCAAGCATGTGAGTTGAGCCACATTGCTGAGGGAGTATTATATCCCGATCTAGTGTACAGAAACGGAATTACAGCCTGTGGTCGACATTACGACGTTCGACTTGCTGATGGTAAACAGGGAATTTATGCCAGGGCTGAAGAATATGGCTGTACCGTCTGTAGGACACAATCCTTACTTATTATCTGCATCAACGATTCACGCGCTGTAGCGGCGGAGTGTAATGAACAGGTGATGAAACTGGGGGACTTCTTATTCCAGGCGGGGATGTAA